The proteins below come from a single Alkaliphilus sp. B6464 genomic window:
- a CDS encoding S-layer homology domain-containing protein, protein MNKKKFIAITVGFTIMIGGLIGGTALNVNANTDAVKVLTVKETSEKPNSFKDVKSTDWFFNNVNTLTEQGLISGYPDGTFKPNSTITVGEFVKVVVSSKTQEVRAASKGELWYMGYIEKAQELGLVLQGEFTAADYDRNITRGEISRMTVRAMEMQEKGLSDEELEPYKNQISDFNSIPSTLKSFALKAYTSGIISGYPDKTFKTQNTATRAEASAMIHRYLDKNFRIIPKLEQKTTTTYPTDKFVDKDGKELTTNDGKVLNVVEKEVIKPYYQTLDILENKSSQYAKIVNNQEAVTVFLQPKQDSAYWAIEMTFAFRYNGDGASKEYPYYIEYKQASTENKEVLKETLKSFFPTKYQELYDKMIGLYGSQNVFSDNKVWKYEGTLEGRKYFIAENTNGSVSIQIGTLK, encoded by the coding sequence ATGAATAAGAAAAAATTTATTGCAATTACAGTTGGATTTACTATTATGATAGGCGGTTTAATAGGAGGTACTGCTCTTAATGTAAATGCTAATACTGATGCAGTAAAAGTACTTACAGTAAAAGAGACTTCTGAAAAACCTAATTCTTTCAAAGATGTAAAATCAACGGACTGGTTTTTTAATAATGTAAACACATTAACCGAACAGGGCTTAATTTCTGGCTATCCAGATGGTACATTTAAACCTAATAGTACAATTACTGTTGGCGAGTTTGTAAAGGTAGTTGTAAGTAGTAAAACCCAAGAGGTAAGGGCTGCTTCTAAAGGTGAGTTATGGTATATGGGGTATATTGAAAAGGCTCAAGAACTAGGTCTTGTTTTGCAAGGTGAATTTACTGCTGCTGACTATGACAGAAATATTACTAGAGGCGAAATTTCTAGGATGACTGTTAGAGCAATGGAAATGCAGGAAAAGGGATTAAGTGATGAAGAATTAGAGCCATATAAAAATCAGATTTCAGACTTTAACTCTATTCCATCAACACTTAAATCATTTGCTCTTAAAGCCTATACAAGTGGGATCATAAGTGGTTATCCAGATAAAACTTTTAAAACGCAAAATACTGCTACTAGAGCAGAGGCAAGTGCCATGATTCACAGATATTTGGATAAAAACTTTAGAATTATTCCAAAACTTGAACAAAAAACTACGACTACTTATCCTACAGATAAATTTGTTGATAAAGATGGAAAAGAACTTACGACTAACGATGGGAAAGTTTTGAATGTTGTAGAGAAAGAAGTAATTAAACCTTACTATCAAACTTTAGATATTCTTGAAAATAAATCAAGCCAATATGCTAAAATTGTGAATAATCAAGAGGCTGTTACGGTTTTTTTACAACCTAAACAAGACTCTGCCTATTGGGCTATTGAAATGACTTTTGCTTTTAGGTACAATGGGGATGGTGCTTCTAAAGAGTATCCTTACTACATAGAGTACAAACAAGCAAGTACTGAAAATAAAGAAGTTTTAAAAGAAACTCTTAAATCTTTCTTCCCAACAAAATATCAAGAACTTTATGATAAAATGATAGGATTATATGGTTCTCAAAATGTTTTTTCAGACAATAAGGTTTGGAAGTACGAAGGAACTTTAGAAGGAAGGAAATACTTTATTGCTGAAAATACTAATGGAAGTGTAAGTATTCAAATTGGAACTTTAAAATAA
- a CDS encoding type II toxin-antitoxin system death-on-curing family toxin: protein MRVLNIQNIILFHEKIIKETGGSTGIRDRGLIESALDRAFATYDGVDLYPSVVEKISVIAHSLISNLGFIDGNKRIGVAAMIMLLKINNITIYYSQQELIDLGIGAAEGSMNEKDILNWINERVG, encoded by the coding sequence ATGAGAGTTTTAAATATACAAAATATAATATTATTTCATGAAAAGATTATTAAAGAAACAGGTGGAAGCACTGGTATAAGAGATAGAGGACTTATTGAAAGTGCTTTAGACAGGGCTTTTGCAACTTATGATGGAGTAGATTTGTATCCGAGTGTTGTTGAAAAAATTTCTGTTATAGCACATAGTCTAATTAGTAATCTTGGATTCATTGATGGAAATAAAAGAATTGGTGTGGCAGCAATGATTATGTTACTTAAAATAAATAACATAACGATATATTACTCTCAACAAGAATTAATTGATTTAGGAATTGGGGCAGCAGAAGGCTCTATGAATGAAAAAGATATATTAAATTGGATTAATGAACGAGTGGGTTAA
- a CDS encoding DUF4317 family protein yields the protein MNKNELAYLKKQFKLDGTLVRINQIYSVYINGDNREILGNMSRRFDALEEELGEMLIKNFKKALTGQFDVKLFEQSFNEENKDDKDGSYTILNDIRNTNTKDDFVKESDKLIKKIIKNYPYDKSIVINCIQFTFFRENGSYEMILCTVNKAEKGKSEMIYEHENKGFDIKSQLDPIVNLKSPMDAFMYPVWENESINKDKVFYYSSKSHKVNATFVYNILNCEIKLSAKQEKEYFHNILNLTMGGKIKPNVLLELYEEIAYRFIDEEDDEYRRISKGILNNILTSLGADIQKDIEESFVETLGDPNYEFKIDNILPDTSKKSINIGNSDTEIKITPKSLSNLRQVQNHNGEMFLVVRLNENLQTEGFNFNVDSMDEFNKLIGQE from the coding sequence ATGAATAAAAATGAACTGGCATACTTAAAAAAACAATTTAAACTTGATGGAACATTAGTGAGAATTAACCAAATCTATTCTGTATACATCAACGGTGATAATAGGGAGATACTTGGAAATATGTCACGTAGATTTGATGCACTAGAAGAAGAACTTGGAGAAATGCTTATTAAGAATTTTAAAAAAGCATTAACAGGACAATTCGATGTAAAACTCTTCGAGCAATCATTTAATGAAGAAAACAAGGACGATAAAGATGGCAGTTATACTATTCTAAATGATATAAGAAATACTAATACAAAAGATGATTTTGTTAAAGAATCAGATAAGTTAATTAAAAAAATAATTAAAAATTATCCATACGATAAGAGTATAGTTATTAATTGTATACAGTTCACATTCTTTAGAGAGAATGGCTCTTATGAAATGATTTTATGCACTGTAAATAAAGCCGAAAAAGGTAAATCTGAAATGATTTATGAACATGAGAATAAAGGATTTGACATTAAGAGTCAACTAGATCCGATTGTAAACCTTAAATCTCCAATGGATGCATTTATGTATCCAGTATGGGAAAATGAAAGTATAAATAAGGATAAGGTTTTTTATTACTCCTCTAAATCACATAAAGTTAATGCTACCTTTGTATATAATATATTAAATTGTGAAATTAAATTATCTGCAAAACAGGAAAAAGAATACTTTCATAATATACTCAACTTAACTATGGGTGGAAAAATCAAACCTAATGTACTTCTTGAATTATATGAGGAAATTGCATATAGATTTATAGATGAGGAAGATGATGAATATAGAAGAATTAGCAAAGGCATACTGAATAATATTCTTACTTCTCTTGGAGCAGATATACAAAAGGATATTGAAGAATCTTTTGTAGAAACTTTAGGTGATCCAAATTATGAATTTAAAATTGATAATATTCTTCCTGATACGAGCAAAAAATCTATTAATATTGGAAATAGTGACACCGAAATCAAAATTACTCCTAAGAGCCTTAGTAATTTAAGACAAGTTCAAAATCACAACGGAGAAATGTTTCTAGTTGTTAGATTAAACGAAAATCTGCAAACTGAAGGATTCAACTTTAATGTAGATTCAATGGATGAATTCAATAAACTTATTGGTCAAGAATAA